One segment of Triticum aestivum cultivar Chinese Spring chromosome 2A, IWGSC CS RefSeq v2.1, whole genome shotgun sequence DNA contains the following:
- the LOC123187909 gene encoding serine/threonine-protein kinase SAPK2 — translation MERYEVIKDIGSGNFGVAKLVRDVRTKELFAVKFIERGHKIDENVQREIMNHRSLRHPNIVRFKEVVLTPTHLAIVMEYAAGGELFERICGSGRFSENEARFFFQQLLSGVSYCHSMQICHRDLKLENTLLDGSEAPRLKICDFGYSKSSVLHSQPKSTVGTPAYIAPEVLSRREYDGKVADVWSCGVTLYVMLVGAYPFEDPDEPKNFRKTITRILSVQYSVPDYVRISMECRHLLSRIFVANPEQRITIQEIKNHPWFLKNLPIEMTDEYQMSLHMVGVNAPPQTLEEIMAIIQEARIPGDGSKFAGQLSVPGLGSMELDDIDDVDADVEDSGDFVCAL, via the exons ATGGAGCGGTACGAGGTGATCAAGGACATAGGGTCCGGCAACTTCGGGGTGGCCAAGCTGGTACGGGACGTCAGGACCAAGGAGCTCTTCGCCGTCAAGTTCATCGAGAGGGGGCACAAG ATTGATGAGAATGTTCAAAGGGAGATTATGAACCACAGATCTCTGAGGCATCCGAACATTGTTAGATTCAAAGAG GTTGTGCTAACTCCCACACATTTGGCCATAGTTATGGAATACGCTGCTGGCGGTGAGCTATTTGAAAGGATCTGTGGTTCTGGAAGATTTAGCGAGAATGAG GCTAGGTTCTTCTTCCAACAATTGCTTTCTGGAGTTAGCTATTGCCATTCCATG CAAATATGTCATAGAGATTTGAAACTAGAAAATACGCTCCTGGATGGGAGCGAAGCACCCCGGCTCAAGATATGTGATTTCGGTTACTCCAAG TCCTCTGTGTTGCACTCTCAGCCAAAATCGACCGTCGGTACTCCTGCCTACATCGCCCCTGAGGTCCTTTCTAGAAGGGAATATGATGGAAAG GTCGCTGATGTCTGGTCCTGTGGAGTAACACTATATGTGATGCTTGTCGGCGCTTATCCTTTTGAGGACCCAGACGAACCGAAGAATTTCCGCAAGACAATTACT AGGATACTCAGCGTACAATACTCGGTACCTGATTACGTCCGGATTTCGATGGAGTGCAGACATTTGCTGTCCCGGATTTTCGTGGCAAACCCTGAGCAA CGAATAACCATCCAAGAGATCAAGAACCACCCGTGGTTCCTCAAGAATCTGCCGATCGAGATGACCGACGAGTACCAGATGAGCCTGCACATGGTCGGCGTCAACGCTCCCCCGCAGACCCTGGAGGAGATCATGGCCATCATCCAGGAGGCGCGGATACCGGGCGACGGTTCCAAGTTCGCCGGGCAGCTGTCGGTGCCCGGGCTAGGGAGCATGGAGCTGGACGACATAGACGACGTCGACGCGGACGTCGAGGACAGCGGCGACTTCGTGTGCGCGTTGTGA